The bacterium genome includes a window with the following:
- a CDS encoding VUT family protein, which yields MLKIHATYVIVLYVACELIANVTAGKITTLGPFTVPAAIYIFALTFTLIDLINEGLGKEAARRVVFAAFAANILLALYSLVVVA from the coding sequence GTGCTTAAGATACATGCCACTTACGTGATCGTGCTTTACGTCGCGTGCGAGTTGATCGCGAATGTGACAGCGGGGAAAATCACTACGCTCGGCCCATTCACGGTTCCGGCGGCAATTTATATATTCGCCCTCACTTTCACGCTCATAGACCTGATCAACGAAGGATTGGGAAAGGAGGCCGCCCGCCGCGTGGTTTTCGCGGCGTTCGCGGCCAACATCCTTCTCGCGCTTTATTCGCTGGTCGTCGTCGCCC